A genomic stretch from Thauera sp. GDN1 includes:
- a CDS encoding HlyD family type I secretion periplasmic adaptor subunit: protein MSTNFPQSMHAADRQPATKAHPLAGVLELHAGETVQFPDTDYRSVIRRGLWILALGFGGFLLWATLAPLDEGIPAAGVVMVESNRKRIDHPSGGVVERILVREGQVVQAGEDLLILNETQARSALNATLSQWHTALAMRARLDAERDGAAAIRVPPELAAAGTDDPAVEQLLRMQEDLFASRRSALEGEQRIVRESVRGLESQLASLGSLRRGREKQVALFEEQLASYRKLNDQGFVSRNHLVDIERQLAEVQSRQSEDLSNIAATNARLSEFRMRDAQLEIEFRRNVETQLAEVQREVAVLGERLAAQRDTVDRLALKAPVSGVVVDLAIHTIGGVIKPGERILDVVPQADELVVEARVQPQHIDRLHAGLAADVHFDAYASRVERPVVQGQVEVVSADVIVDQRSGEGHYTMRVRVPPEQKARLGDLRLQPGMQTTVMVKTGERSLMVYLLRPLLRRFTTALSE, encoded by the coding sequence ATGAGCACCAACTTCCCGCAATCCATGCATGCCGCCGATCGCCAGCCGGCGACGAAGGCACACCCGCTGGCCGGCGTGCTCGAGCTGCATGCCGGCGAGACCGTGCAGTTTCCCGACACCGACTACCGCAGCGTGATCCGCCGCGGACTGTGGATCCTCGCCCTGGGCTTCGGCGGCTTCCTGCTGTGGGCGACGCTGGCGCCGCTGGACGAGGGCATCCCGGCCGCCGGGGTGGTGATGGTGGAATCCAACCGCAAGCGCATCGACCACCCGAGCGGCGGCGTGGTCGAGCGCATCCTGGTGCGCGAAGGCCAGGTGGTGCAGGCCGGCGAGGACCTGCTGATCCTCAACGAGACCCAGGCGCGCTCGGCGCTCAATGCCACGCTCAGCCAGTGGCACACCGCGCTCGCCATGCGCGCCCGCCTGGATGCCGAACGCGACGGCGCCGCGGCGATCCGCGTCCCGCCCGAACTCGCCGCGGCGGGGACGGACGACCCCGCGGTGGAGCAGCTGCTGCGCATGCAGGAAGACCTGTTCGCCTCGCGCCGCAGCGCGCTGGAAGGCGAGCAGCGCATCGTGCGCGAATCGGTGCGCGGCCTGGAGAGCCAGCTCGCCAGCCTCGGCAGCCTGCGCCGCGGACGCGAGAAGCAGGTGGCGCTGTTCGAGGAGCAGCTCGCCTCCTACCGCAAGCTCAACGACCAGGGCTTCGTGTCGCGCAACCATCTGGTCGACATCGAGCGCCAGCTCGCCGAGGTGCAGAGCCGGCAGAGCGAGGACCTGTCCAACATTGCCGCCACCAATGCGCGCCTGTCGGAGTTCCGCATGCGCGACGCCCAGCTCGAGATCGAGTTCCGCCGCAACGTCGAGACCCAGCTCGCCGAGGTGCAGCGCGAGGTGGCGGTGCTCGGCGAGCGCCTGGCGGCGCAGCGCGACACCGTCGACCGCCTGGCGCTGAAGGCGCCGGTCAGCGGGGTGGTGGTCGATCTGGCCATCCACACCATCGGCGGCGTGATCAAGCCCGGCGAGCGCATCCTGGACGTGGTGCCGCAGGCCGACGAGCTCGTCGTCGAGGCGCGCGTGCAGCCCCAGCACATCGACCGCCTGCATGCCGGCCTGGCGGCGGACGTGCATTTCGACGCCTACGCCAGCCGCGTCGAGCGCCCGGTGGTGCAGGGGCAGGTGGAGGTGGTGTCGGCGGACGTGATCGTGGATCAGCGCAGCGGCGAGGGCCACTACACGATGCGGGTGCGGGTGCCGCCGGAGCAGAAGGCACGCCTGGGCGACCTGCGCCTGCAGCCGGGCATGCAGACCACGGTGATGGTGAAGACCGGGGAGCGCTCGCTGATGGTGTATCTGCTGCGGCCGCTGCTGCGCCGCTTCACCACCGCGCTGAGCGAATGA